Below is a window of Hyphomonas neptunium ATCC 15444 DNA.
GCGCCTGGCCGAAGCCGAAGATCCGGCCGCTCACCACGGAGACGTGACAGAGAAGGGCACGCGGCCACGTCCGAAGCCGTAAATCGGCCGAGGCCGCCTGCGCTCAACCGTTTTCAGGCAGGACACCGCGGATCGGTTACACGCCGACCGGGGAAGTGCGTCCCGGGGGTGAAGAGTTGCCCTCAGCAAGGCAGAGCGGTGGGAAGGAGGGGCGTGAACTGCTCCGGCAGAGGGCGATGCACGAGCTTGCCTCTTCCCGGATGCCTTTCCTGACCTTAGGCAGGGAGAGGCGTGCGGGGGACAGGGCAGGGCCTGTCCCCCCAAATCGCTTAGTTGACGAGGCGTTTCAGTTCGCCGGCCAGGTCGGTTTTTTCCCAGGTGAAGGTGCCACCCTCGCCGGGGATGCGGCCGAAATGTCCGTAGGCGGCTGTTGGCCCGTAGATCGGGTTGGACAGCTTCAGATGCGTGCGGATGCCTTTGGGCGAGAGGTCGAAAAGCTCCCGCACGGCTTTGGCGATGCGGGCTTCGTCGGCCTGGCCGGTGCCGTGGGTGTCGACATAGATCGACAGCGGCTGGGCAACGCCGATCGCGTAGGACACCTGGATGGTGCAGCGCGTGGCGAGGCCCGCGGCAACGATGTTCTTGGCGAGGTAGCGCGTGGCATAGGCGGCCGAGCGGTCAACCTTGGACGGGTCTTTACCCGAGAACGCGCCGCCGCCATGGGGGGCTGCGCCGCCATAGGTGTCGACGATGATCTTGCGGCCGGTGAGACCACAGTCGCCATCGGGGCCGCCGATGACGAAGCTGCCGGTGGGGTTGACGTAGAATTTCTCTTCGGGCGGGAACCAGCCCTCGGGGAGGACGGCTTTTACCACCGGGCGGATGACCTCGCGCAGCTCTTCCTGGCTGACGCCGGCCTTGTGCTGGTGAGAAACAACGACCGCGTTGACGCCAACCGGACGGGAGCCTTCATACTGGAGCGTCACCTGGCTTTTGGCGTCGGGCTCAAGCTGCGGGTTCTTGCCTGAATGGCGCAGCTCCGCCAGTTTCTGGAGGATCTGGTGAGAGTAGACGAGCGTGGCGGGCATCAGCTCGGGCGTTTCATCGGTGGCATAGCCGAACATGATGCCCTGGTCGCCGGCGCCTTCTTCCTTGAAGAGGCCCTGACCTTCTTCAACGCCCTGGGCAATCTCGGCAGATTGTCCGTGGACGTGGTTTTCAACCGCCATCTTTTCCCAATGGAAGCCGTCCTGCTCATAGCCGATTTTTTTTACAACGGCGCGGGCCGCAGCGTTCATTTCGTCAGGCGTGACGACGGAGCCGTTATTGGTGCGCACTTCGCCGGCCAGGACCACGCGATTGGTCGTGCACAGCGTTTCGACGGCGACTTTCGAGGTCGGGTCCTTGCTCAGGAACAGATCGACAATCGCGTCGGAAATCTGGTCGGCAACCTTGTCGGGATGGCCTTCGGCGACGCTCTCGCTGGTGAACTCATGGGACTTCAGGGGCATTCTTGGCTCCTCTTGGAATGGCTTACCGGGCGAACACGACTGTGCGGCCGGAATTCAGGAAAATGCGGTGCTCGGCATGGGCTTTTACCGCCCGCAGAAGGGCAATGCCTTCGATGTGGCGGCCGGTTTCGACCATGTCTTCTGGCGTGAATGTGTGGTCGATGGTTTCGGTGGCCTGGGTGATGATCGGGCCTTCATCGAGATCGGCGGTGACATAATGGGCCGTAGCGCCGATGACTTTTACGCCGCGGGCATGCGCCTGGTGATAGGGCTGGGCGCCCTTGAAACCGGGCAGGAAGGAATGGTGGATGTTGATGACGCGGCCTTCAAGACGGCGGCAGGCCTCCTCGCTGAGCACCTGCATGTAGCGTGCAAGGACGACCAGTTCGGAGCGGGTCTCTTCAATGATACTGTAGAGGAGCGCTTCGGCGTCGGGCTTGGATGCGGCCGTGACCGGGACATGGAACCAGGGCAGGCCCCAATGGGCAAAAGCCGGCTTGAGGCTGTCATGATTGGAGACGATGCCGGTAATCTCGATGGGCAGTTCATGGCGCCGCGCCGCGTAGAGCAGCGTGTTGGCGCAATGGTCTGACTTCGAGACCAGCAGCAGGGTGCGCAGCTTTTCGTCCGACGAGCGGATCTGCCAGTCGGCTTCGATCTCTGCGGCGAGCGGCGCCATCGCGGCCTTCACGGCGTCGAGCGAACCGCCATTGCCCGGCGGGCTGAACACCAGCCGGGCAAAGAAACGGTTCGTCTGCGGATCACCGAAGGTGCGCGAGGTGACGATGAAGCAGCCATGCTCCTCCATGAGCCGTGCAAGGCTGGCCACGAGGCCAACCCTGTCCGGGCAACTCAGGGTAAGGATGAAGGTCTGCGACAAGGCTGTCCCCGCTGCCGGATCAGTAGCGGTAATGTTCCGGCTTGAACGGGCCGGTCTGTTCCACGCCGATATACGCGGCCTGTTCACCCGACAGCTTGGTCAGCTGGACGCCGAGCTTGTCGAGGTGGAGACGGGCGACTTTCTCGTCGAGGTGCTTGGGCAGGGTGTAGACCTTGT
It encodes the following:
- the metK gene encoding methionine adenosyltransferase, with translation MPLKSHEFTSESVAEGHPDKVADQISDAIVDLFLSKDPTSKVAVETLCTTNRVVLAGEVRTNNGSVVTPDEMNAAARAVVKKIGYEQDGFHWEKMAVENHVHGQSAEIAQGVEEGQGLFKEEGAGDQGIMFGYATDETPELMPATLVYSHQILQKLAELRHSGKNPQLEPDAKSQVTLQYEGSRPVGVNAVVVSHQHKAGVSQEELREVIRPVVKAVLPEGWFPPEEKFYVNPTGSFVIGGPDGDCGLTGRKIIVDTYGGAAPHGGGAFSGKDPSKVDRSAAYATRYLAKNIVAAGLATRCTIQVSYAIGVAQPLSIYVDTHGTGQADEARIAKAVRELFDLSPKGIRTHLKLSNPIYGPTAAYGHFGRIPGEGGTFTWEKTDLAGELKRLVN
- the purU gene encoding formyltetrahydrofolate deformylase, encoding MSQTFILTLSCPDRVGLVASLARLMEEHGCFIVTSRTFGDPQTNRFFARLVFSPPGNGGSLDAVKAAMAPLAAEIEADWQIRSSDEKLRTLLLVSKSDHCANTLLYAARRHELPIEITGIVSNHDSLKPAFAHWGLPWFHVPVTAASKPDAEALLYSIIEETRSELVVLARYMQVLSEEACRRLEGRVINIHHSFLPGFKGAQPYHQAHARGVKVIGATAHYVTADLDEGPIITQATETIDHTFTPEDMVETGRHIEGIALLRAVKAHAEHRIFLNSGRTVVFAR